In the Paenibacillus pabuli genome, one interval contains:
- a CDS encoding sulfotransferase family protein, translating to MVDVQGNGLVFLLCVPRSGSSLSTVMLQNHSRIFATQEMWFLMNLVDLSKADARPYGGSPIIRQFYSAMVSDDVYEKACRSFALEIYNGFLQGNAADFVVDKSPRYYYMLEWLDRLFPESKRIHLQRNPLSIAASYKKVNRNQGEGFNLVSSLESPHLNMKAVDLTLGLLRLNDYFAVKHANAHELRYEQLVSKPKEEVEKLCEFLGVGYEEGMEQYGLHADSSKSNMFYSMGVGDPFLSTHQEAHKNSVNNWKRILDTTEVETYCRVLGADVFHRMGYSEQLQEAEQWTGVRYEAAPDQEVIERLSRQFAEATGCRWQPHYCIQGAPSTSVAAHPSESNTDPTLAALATIRQLEAALRAADNRLERGYSEQERLKKQLATAHSKLQRIKSWIPFGNQISAWASQRKILRGGKS from the coding sequence GTGGTAGATGTTCAAGGTAACGGTCTTGTCTTTTTACTCTGTGTCCCTCGTAGTGGAAGCTCACTATCCACCGTCATGCTGCAGAACCACAGCCGTATATTTGCAACACAGGAAATGTGGTTTCTGATGAACCTGGTGGATCTGTCAAAAGCGGATGCTCGTCCTTATGGAGGAAGCCCCATTATTCGTCAATTTTATAGTGCCATGGTCTCAGATGATGTATATGAAAAGGCATGCAGGAGCTTTGCTCTTGAAATATATAACGGATTTCTGCAGGGAAATGCAGCAGATTTCGTTGTCGATAAATCTCCGCGTTATTACTATATGCTCGAATGGCTGGATCGACTTTTTCCAGAGTCCAAGCGTATCCACCTTCAGCGTAATCCACTCTCCATCGCAGCTTCCTACAAGAAAGTTAATCGAAACCAAGGAGAAGGGTTTAATCTGGTCAGCAGTCTGGAAAGCCCACATCTGAATATGAAAGCCGTTGATCTTACGCTCGGCTTGCTTCGCTTAAATGATTATTTCGCAGTAAAGCATGCAAATGCACATGAGCTTCGTTATGAACAGCTAGTCTCCAAGCCTAAAGAAGAAGTCGAAAAGTTATGTGAGTTTCTCGGCGTTGGATATGAGGAAGGCATGGAGCAATATGGCCTTCATGCGGATAGTTCGAAATCCAACATGTTCTACAGTATGGGGGTCGGAGACCCGTTCTTGTCCACGCATCAAGAAGCACACAAAAATTCTGTTAACAACTGGAAAAGAATACTGGATACAACGGAAGTCGAAACATATTGCCGTGTTCTGGGGGCAGACGTGTTCCATCGTATGGGTTACTCTGAGCAGCTGCAAGAGGCGGAACAATGGACAGGAGTCCGTTATGAAGCAGCCCCGGATCAGGAAGTCATTGAACGACTTAGCCGTCAGTTTGCGGAAGCAACGGGCTGCAGATGGCAACCGCATTACTGCATACAGGGAGCCCCATCAACAAGTGTAGCAGCCCATCCTTCGGAGTCCAATACAGATCCCACCTTAGCTGCGCTTGCCACAATTAGACAACTGGAAGCTGCACTCCGTGCAGCAGACAACCGCTTGGAGCGAGGATACAGTGAGCAGGAACGATTGAAGAAGCAGCTGGCTACTGCTCATAGCAAGCTTCAGCGAATTAAATCCTGGATCCCATTCGGAAACCAAATCAGTGCATGGGCATCCCAGCGCAAGATACTTCGGGGAGGAAAGTCATGA
- a CDS encoding MFS transporter, whose product MDKRAVKAWIMYDWANSAYATTVLAAVLPVFYASVAAATLDADTAASYLAYTHSVGMLCVALLTPLLGALSDLSGRKGDFLRVFAITGMIATLGFSTVGEGDWLLASALLVISTIGFAGGNTFYDAMLPDLVSADRREMISSKGYAYGYIGGGLLLAVNMLMIQQPEWFGMGSTLAGTRLAFISVALWWLLFSIPLFRHAPRRPAAPDMPGSWKGYAEVGIRRLRQTFRQMLRFPQLIRMLVAFWFFNDGINTIILMATIYGTSIGIGTADLMLALLLTQFIGFPCTLLLGAWAQRWGAKQVLMLSLSIYVCIVVLGYFMTEAIHFYMLAGLVGVVQGVSQSTARSLFSNLMPSGRTGEYFGFVNITGKFSSIFGPFVFGWVGQITGSSRWGILSLLFFFLAGMAVLMTVKVGQGMNDALEADREASRISDSIVPSSGVGTSHSG is encoded by the coding sequence TTGGATAAACGGGCCGTTAAAGCTTGGATTATGTACGACTGGGCCAATTCTGCATACGCGACCACGGTACTGGCCGCCGTACTTCCCGTCTTCTATGCTTCGGTAGCTGCGGCAACGCTGGATGCCGACACAGCGGCATCTTACCTGGCCTATACACACTCGGTCGGGATGTTATGTGTGGCCTTGTTAACCCCGCTGCTGGGAGCGTTGTCGGATCTGTCTGGCCGTAAAGGGGATTTTCTACGCGTATTTGCTATCACGGGAATGATTGCAACACTTGGCTTCAGCACGGTTGGGGAAGGGGACTGGCTGCTGGCCTCCGCCTTGCTTGTGATCTCGACCATAGGATTTGCAGGCGGGAATACCTTCTATGATGCAATGCTGCCTGATCTGGTGTCTGCGGACCGCAGGGAGATGATTTCATCCAAAGGGTATGCGTATGGTTACATTGGCGGTGGATTACTGCTGGCGGTCAACATGCTCATGATTCAGCAGCCTGAATGGTTCGGCATGGGAAGTACGCTGGCAGGTACCAGACTCGCCTTTATTTCTGTAGCGCTTTGGTGGCTGTTATTCTCCATCCCGCTGTTCCGTCATGCTCCCCGTCGTCCTGCGGCACCGGACATGCCTGGATCGTGGAAGGGATACGCAGAGGTAGGGATACGGAGACTGCGCCAAACTTTTCGCCAAATGCTGCGCTTTCCCCAGTTGATTCGAATGCTGGTGGCTTTTTGGTTTTTCAATGACGGGATTAATACGATCATCCTCATGGCGACGATCTATGGTACAAGTATTGGCATCGGGACAGCCGATCTGATGCTTGCGCTGCTGCTCACCCAATTTATCGGTTTCCCTTGCACCTTGCTGCTGGGGGCATGGGCGCAGCGCTGGGGGGCGAAGCAGGTATTGATGTTAAGTCTGTCCATCTACGTATGTATTGTCGTACTCGGATATTTTATGACGGAAGCCATCCATTTTTACATGCTTGCTGGATTGGTTGGCGTAGTGCAAGGTGTCAGTCAATCGACTGCGCGTTCATTGTTCAGCAACCTGATGCCTTCGGGCAGAACAGGGGAGTATTTTGGCTTTGTGAACATCACAGGCAAATTTTCATCCATTTTCGGTCCTTTTGTTTTTGGCTGGGTGGGTCAGATTACGGGCTCAAGCCGATGGGGCATCCTTTCCCTGCTCTTTTTCTTCCTCGCAGGTATGGCCGTTCTAATGACAGTAAAAGTGGGGCAAGGCATGAACGATGCGCTTGAGGCCGATCGGGAAGCCAGCCGTATTTCGGACTCGATTGTACCTTCTTCTGGAGTGGGTACAAGCCATAGTGGATAA
- the yhbH gene encoding sporulation protein YhbH codes for MSNSHQPYSFVVSKEDWSLHRKGYQDQQRHQQKVKDVIKQNLPDLITEENIIMSDGQQIIKVPIRSLDEYRFVYNYQKQKHVGQGDGDSQVGDVIGRDPASQKPGKGEKAGDQPGHDIVEAEVSIEELEDMLFSELELPDLKQKDKDQIETHTVVFNDIRKKGMQSNIDKKRTILENLRRNATTGNPGIHHISPDDLRYKTWEDKIIPQSNAVIIAMMDTSGSMGSFEKYCARSFFFWMTRFLRRQYEKVEIVFLAHHTEAKEVTEEEFFTRGESGGTICSSVYMKALDIIDRRYPPSSYNIYPFHFSDGDNLTSDNERCVKLIGELMKRSNMFGYGEVNQYNRSSTLMSAYRHIKMDQFMYYVIKEKGEVYKALRSFFQKREGGSVR; via the coding sequence ATGTCAAATTCACACCAGCCTTACTCGTTCGTCGTATCAAAGGAAGACTGGTCGCTTCACCGCAAAGGGTACCAGGACCAGCAGCGCCATCAGCAAAAGGTTAAAGATGTCATTAAGCAAAATCTGCCTGATCTGATTACGGAAGAAAACATTATCATGTCTGATGGACAACAAATCATCAAGGTACCGATCCGCAGTCTGGATGAGTACCGTTTTGTGTATAACTACCAGAAGCAAAAACATGTCGGTCAAGGTGACGGTGACAGTCAGGTCGGAGATGTCATTGGTCGTGATCCTGCCTCACAAAAACCGGGTAAGGGCGAAAAAGCCGGAGATCAGCCTGGTCATGATATCGTAGAAGCCGAAGTCAGCATTGAGGAACTGGAAGATATGCTATTCTCTGAACTGGAGCTTCCGGATCTGAAGCAGAAAGACAAGGATCAGATTGAAACACACACGGTGGTGTTCAACGATATCCGCAAAAAAGGCATGCAGTCCAACATCGACAAGAAACGAACCATCCTTGAAAATCTTCGGCGCAATGCCACAACCGGGAATCCCGGTATTCACCATATCAGTCCGGATGATCTGCGTTACAAGACATGGGAAGACAAAATTATTCCGCAGTCCAACGCCGTCATTATCGCCATGATGGATACTTCCGGGTCTATGGGTTCTTTTGAAAAATACTGCGCTCGCAGTTTCTTCTTCTGGATGACGCGTTTTCTGCGCCGCCAGTACGAGAAGGTTGAAATTGTGTTTCTGGCTCATCACACCGAAGCCAAAGAAGTGACGGAAGAAGAATTTTTCACACGCGGCGAGAGCGGAGGAACGATCTGCTCCTCTGTATATATGAAGGCTCTTGATATCATCGATCGGCGTTACCCTCCTTCCAGTTACAACATCTATCCGTTTCACTTCTCGGATGGGGATAATCTCACCTCGGATAACGAACGTTGCGTGAAACTGATTGGTGAATTGATGAAGCGCAGCAACATGTTTGGATATGGAGAGGTCAATCAATATAACCGCAGCAGCACATTAATGTCGGCTTACCGTCATATTAAGATGGATCAGTTTATGTACTATGTGATCAAAGAAAAGGGCGAAGTGTACAAAGCTTTGCGCAGCTTTTTCCAGAAACGGGAAGGAGGCAGCGTAAGATGA